The stretch of DNA TGCAATTACCGCTGCCCCCATTAACAGACTGACAGGCAAAGACAGTTCAATCCAATTGCGATCCCCGACCCATTCGAAATTCAAAATTGAAAAACTAGTATTCATTTCATAGCCAATCCACAATGCGCAAGTTGCAAGCGCTGCAGAAATGACGGGCGATCCAATCTGATACATAAAAAGTACGACAATAATCGCACTGATCAAACTGAACGTTACCACCCAATCTGTCGTAAGCGTCAGACCAATACCTGTACTGAGTAAGGATAAAATCAGTGCATACATCCATATATCCGTGAACATTCTCTTAACCTCTGTCCAACCCCAAAGAATCCGTGTACGGAATGAACGTCGTTCCCTCTTTACGCGTACGTATCCTAGAAGCACCGCAAAACAGATTGCCACATAAAATAATGGATTAATAAAAAATTTTCCGATTCCCTTAATCAATTCTAGTCCAATTTCTTGCCACATTTACGAATCACCACCCAATCAACGGTTCGTGCATTTCTTTCCATTGTAACAAACCGTTGATGGAATGCGTATAGGTTTTTTCTACTTTTGAATAGAGTGGAATAAATAGCCTAGAGACATTTGAAGCTGATTATCATGTTTCTTGCTTGATTTATAGGTCATAATGGTCTCTCTGACTTCTTTATAAAAAACGATATCCATTTTCGCTTCTGCCTTGAGTTTCTTTTGTTCCTTGAAAGATTTCACGGCTCTTGCTGTATCTTCATCGAAATAGCCATCGACTCTTGTAACAGGGAATCCTAATGCCTTCAGTACCTTTTGGCCATACTGTACATCTACATTAAAATCTCCTACTTGATAAGTTCCACTCATCGGAAGGGGTTCGAGCTGGTAAAGTTCGCTTGCTTTCACTTCAAAATCCGCCTTAATCCCAGTTCCATGAATCCACTGCTGTTTAGGTGTTAACCATTTGTGCGAAGATAACTTCATTTCTCCCCCATTTGTTAACTCCCATGTTTCTTGCACGGTGCCTTTTCCAAAACTCTTGGAACCGGCGATTAGTGCCCGTTGGTTGGATTTTAAAGCACCACTCAACACTTCACTTGCAGAGGCGCTACCTTCGTTCTGTAATAATACAATCGGAATCTTTTTCATAACTTTTGTATAGTCATCTTCATTTGTTGATTTTACGGCCAATGGCTCGAGTGCACCTTTTGAATCTTGCATGTAAGCAAAGATTTGCCCGCTTTTCAACATGGTGCCAATTACTTGTTCTACACTATGTAAATATCCTCCTGGATTACCACGCACGTCTATCAATAATCCATCAATTCCCTGTGTTACGAGTGTGCGGGTTTGCGTTTCCCATTCTTCTGCTGTTTTTTCTCCAAACACGGAGATGCTTACATAGCCAATCGAAGAACTATCTTGTTCAATTATCTCACTAGTCACCGTTTGTATCTGAAGTGCGGATCTGGTCATCTTTAATTCCACATGTCGATCTTCCGTTTCTCTGAAGACCGTTAATGAGACATTGGTTCCTTTTTTTCCTTTTATGGCCGACAGCAAATCAGCTAAGCTTTTTCCCTCTACTCGCTTCCCATCTACTCTTACAATTTCGTCATACGGTTTAACTCCTGCTTTTTCAGCAGGTGATTCTTTCATCGGTGTCACAACTATAAATCGACCTTTATTTTCTACAATCTCCAGCCCTATTCCCACGCGTTCGTCCGATAAGGATTCACGGTGAGCCTTTGCTTCCTCTTTGGTCATGTATTTGCTATAAGGATCTCCAAGTGTATCTGCCATTCCCCGTAATGCAC from Paenisporosarcina sp. FSL H8-0542 encodes:
- a CDS encoding S41 family peptidase produces the protein MRRSRVFLFGFLVILILLFLIFWAPFKKDKVASVPISQLSPIDQAYERILASSVHPVEGKQLIEGALRGMADTLGDPYSKYMTKEEAKAHRESLSDERVGIGLEIVENKGRFIVVTPMKESPAEKAGVKPYDEIVRVDGKRVEGKSLADLLSAIKGKKGTNVSLTVFRETEDRHVELKMTRSALQIQTVTSEIIEQDSSSIGYVSISVFGEKTAEEWETQTRTLVTQGIDGLLIDVRGNPGGYLHSVEQVIGTMLKSGQIFAYMQDSKGALEPLAVKSTNEDDYTKVMKKIPIVLLQNEGSASASEVLSGALKSNQRALIAGSKSFGKGTVQETWELTNGGEMKLSSHKWLTPKQQWIHGTGIKADFEVKASELYQLEPLPMSGTYQVGDFNVDVQYGQKVLKALGFPVTRVDGYFDEDTARAVKSFKEQKKLKAEAKMDIVFYKEVRETIMTYKSSKKHDNQLQMSLGYLFHSIQK